The genomic window ATTTCAGGACAATCAGTGAATTCCTTTATCCGCTTCATCCGTTTGAGGAAGGCTGCAGAATTAATGATCAACTCAGACCATAATGTAACCGAGGTAGCTTTCCGTTCGGGATTTAATGATGCCAAATATTTTGGTAAACAGTTCTCAAAACTTTTTGGCGCAACCCCCTCAGAATTTATCAGAAAACATCGGAAGATTTTCAATAAAAGGTATAAAATGAAATAGATCTATTTCATCATACTGCCGATTTTAAGGGTAAAATGGCTTTTTAGGTATTGCTAAAGCGGTTTGGCGAAAATGCACTCCTATTTTACGAATTTATACCCATCATTTTTTTTAGCTCGTGCCATCTTCGTATCAACCAAATATTGATATGTTATGATGACTGAGAAATTGATTGCACTATGGGAAGGAACACTGGCGGGAAATGAGCGGGATTATGCACAACTGCATGCAAAACTTTATCCAAAGCTTTTCGTTTTTACAACCAGAATGTTGGACGATGATGATCTGGTAAATGATCTTTTACAAGACCTTTTTATTAAGTTTTGGGAGAACAGAGAAAAAATCGGAACGATCAGGAACGTGGAAGCCTACTTTTACAGATCTGCCCGGTCGATTGTACTTAACCATATCCGTCTCACCAAACACCGCGAAAATAAGCTAACCTTAATGCCCGCTCCAAGCTTAGTCTTTTCGGCAGAGGAGATCATGGTATCTAATGAATCAGATTCGTTGATGAAGCAACAGATGTTAACGGCGCTCAATTCGCTTCCTGCCAAACAGCGGGAAATACTTACCATGCGTTTTTATGATGAGCTTAGCTATCCACAGATTGCCGACATCCTTAAGATCCGTTATCAGTCAGTAATAAACCATGTTTACCGTGCGGTACAAACGCTTCGACAGGTCTCAGACCTTTCATCCGTTTATGCAGCTTAAAAAAAATGAAATTACATAAAATGAGAATGAACCATGCAGGCAAGTGTCTGTTCAGATTTGCCATTGTCCTGTTTGCGTTGTTATACACTGCAACAGGTATGGCACAACAGCGAAAATCAATCCTTCCCGGCGAACTTTGGCCAGATGATAAAGGAAATCATATCCAGGCACATGGGGGAGGGATTACTAAGGTGAAAGATACCTATTATTGGTATGGAGAAGAGCGTCGACAGGGACTTGATTCGAATTACAGGTATGTAAGCTGCTACTCGTCAAAAAATCTGATGAACTGGAAATTCAGAGGAGATGTATTTAAAATGACCGATCCTGACAGCCTAGGGAAAAAATGGGTATTGGAGCGCCCAAAGGTTTACCATAACATCAAAACCGGAAAATACATCATGTATATGCATGTCGACGGGCAGGTAAAGGGCCAGAAAGGTAACTATAGCTATGCGCGGGTAGGTGTAGCTATTGGTGATTCTCCAACAGGACCCTACAAGTTTGTTCGTACTTTCCGTCCCTTAGGTCAGGAGAGCCGTGATATAGGCCAGTTTATAGATGATGACGGATCTGCTTATCTTATTTTTGAAGACAGACCGGTTAAAGGCTTCCATATTGCGAAACTTTCTGAAGATTATCTGGATGTTGAAAAAGATGTCTGTATCATTAAAGCACCCCTGGAAGGCGGAGCTGTGGTAAAATATAATGGACTTTATTATGCAATTGGTTCGGCATTGACCAGTTGGAACCCAAATCCCAACAAGTACGCAACTGCTAAATCCCTGGAAGGACCATGGTCCGAATTCGAAGATATTGCCCCACCTCAAACCAATACTTATGGCTCACAATCTACCTTTATGCTTAAGGTTGTTGGTACAAAATCAACTGCTGTAATCTTTGTGGCCGACAAATGGAAACCCCGTACCCAATGGGATTCCCGATACCTTTGGATGCCCCTTGAGATCGGTGATGGCAAACTCAGGCTTCCCGAACCTAAGCCATGGCACATCAATGTTAAAACAGGAGAAACGGTGTTCATAAAATAATTTAATCCCAAACAATGAAAAAAATACAGTGCCTTTATTTAATAGTTTATTTTCTGTTTTTTTTAAGTTCCATTTCATCAGCACAGCAGAAATTCATACACCCTGGTATCCTCTTTTCGGACTCAGATCTACAAAGGATATATCAAGCCGCTCAGGATAAAAGTTCGGGCGGTTACGCATCTTTTGAGCTATTAAGGGGTAATCCACTGGCTAGCTCAGACTATAAGATGAAAGGGCCGTTCAGGGTAATATCCAGGGATGGGGAGTTCGGGAATACCAAGAGCCTGATGGAAGCAGACTTCAGCTCGGCTTATCTTAACAGCCTGATGTGGATAGCTACGCGCGATCAAAAACATGCTGAAAAGGCCATTGCAATATTGCTGAGTTATGCAGATTCCCTGCAGCGCATTCCAGCTACCAACGATGCACCATTATTGGTCGGATTGGAAGGAACCAAGATTATCAATGCCCTGGAAATCCTAAAACACAATTTTAAAAGGGCTGATCCCGGAAAGCTTGAGCGGATAGCCCGCATGGTAACAGTGATTTTTTTGCCAGTATGTGAGCAGTTTTATGCAAGTCCTGCTTATACAAATGGAAATTGGGGACCCATAGTAACAAAATTCTACCTCTCGGCCGCAATCTATCTTGATGATCAGAAAATGTATGATAAAGCTGTACGTTTTTATCTCCATGCCAACGATAATGGTACCATAGCTAACTATGTGGACGGGGAAACCGGACAGATCCAGGAAAGCGGTAGAGACCAGGGGCATTCCCAGTTAGGGATCGGGGCGATGGCCACTATTTGTGAGATCGCATGGAAACAAGGGGATGACCTTTATGGTGCGCTTGATAACCGGCTGTTAAAAGGATTTGAATATACCGCCAGCTATAACCTCGGCAACCAGGTTCCGTTTAAAAAATGGAAGGATATTACCGGAAAATATAGTGATTGGGAACAGATATCCGTTATGGGAAGGGGAAGATTTATTCCTATCTACCAAATGGTTTATAACCATTATGTACGCAGAAAAGGGCTTTCAATGCCGTTTACCCAGCAGGTAATAGCAAAAATGGGGGCAGAAGGCTATGACCGGGACCAACCAGGCTTTGGCGGCTTACTTTACCTTGGCAGCAAATAAGCTTCGCTACCAATCGTCTTTTATCTGATTCCTTTTTTCGATTGCCCCAAGGCGTTCAATGTCATTAAGTTAAGCACACTGGTCGTCAGTAGGAAGGTCGTCATCTCGACTGTAGCGTAGCGAAATGGAGAGATCTATACTAGTTAAATTTAGCTTTACTGAGCACTTCGTGGTTCTCGACTACGTCGCACTCCGCTCGAAATGATGATACTTCGAGACCGTTTATCTCCTTAAAATCTACTGTCATTTATATTGATTTTTATACAAATAAATTATTCCTAGTATTGACAAATTCCCGAAGAAAGGTCGTCATTGCGAGGCACGAAGCAATCTTACAACGATCGCTAACAGCGTGCGCATTAAGATTGCTTCGTCGGCTGAAAAAGCCTTCTCGCAATGACGATTCCTCACAACCTACCGCAATTGCTCCAAGGCAGTCGGTCTATAATGCTGTGCATCTGGGTTAGTATGTGATAATAAACGTGAAAAAGAAGTTCATTTTGCTAAACTGGTTTTGTTTAATTAAGTTTGGGTAGCCAGATATAAGCAATTCACATAACCAGCATATTCTCCGACAAACAATTTTTGGATATTTAGAGTATCCCAGCGGCAACCTGGTGTCATTATTCATGAAATCCGAAAATCTTTTATCCTGTCGGACCTTTCATTAACATAAAAGAAACCCTATAACCATTGATGAATAAAATTATCATATTTCTGATTTTTCCCTTACTGATGCAATTTGTGGGGAAAGCTTTTGAACATGTCCCCGCTTCGGTTCCGCCAAAAAGCATTTATGTTTCCGTATCTGGAAGCGATAGGGCTGAGGGGTCGGTAGCAAAACCTTTAAGAACGATCAGTTATGCTGTTTCAAGGGCAATGCCTGGAGACAGAATACTTGTTTCGGCAGGAGTTTACCGTGAATCGGTAGTGTTTGAACGTGGTGGAAGTTCGGAGCGCGAAAGGATTACGTTGCAGGCCTTAAACCAGGCAAAAGTTATGATCAAAGGTTCTGACCGGAAGACAGGCTGGGTAAAGGGTAAAGATAAACTCTGGAAATGTATGCTGGATTCTTCTCAAACCGGGATGATGCTCTTCTTTAATGATAAAAAAATGGTCAATGTGTCCACCCTTCAGGAGTGCAGTAATGCGCTGCGGTGGACTAAAACCCTGGAAAATGGAAAAACGATAATCTGGGCAAATTTTGGTACATCTGATCCCAATGCCGGGCTAGCGGAAATTTCGGTCAGAAATGTCGGGATCAGTGCCACGTCTGGTGTAGATTATCTTACCATTGAAGGGATTGCTGTCAGTCAGATTTTTAACGATTATGCCTCTATTTATGCAGAACAGCCAGGCGCAATAGCTACCAAAAATGGAAAGTACTGGAATATAATAGGCTGTTCAATCAGCGAATGCCACGCTATAGGCATTTCGATAGGCATAACTGGGCATGTTTATGCAGATGCTAATCCAGGAAGACCGGAGTTTAACGATTATACAGATCTGGCTTCGGTCGGGCATCACAAGATCAAAGGAAACCATGTTTTCAATTGTGGACAGGCCGGTATTTTTGGGTTAATTGGTGGCACTTCGAGCACTATCGAAGATAACCTGATAGAGAACATTAACCAGCATGGCGGTTATACAGGCAATGAATCTGCAGGTATCCGGTTGGCCATGGCGGTTGATGCCTCCATTGTGCATAACCTGATCCGCAGGGTTTATGGAAAAAATGGCTATGGTGTATTCTTAGGACCAATTTTTCAGGGTGCCCGTTTGTCAAGGAATATTGTTTCAGATAGTGGTGCCGGACTGTTTTACCTGTTTAAAAACCATGGGCCTGTTCTGTTCGACAACAATATACTTGCAATGGCAGATACTGCAGATAAAGATATGGCAGGCGTAAAAATGGAGGCATCAGAGGCAAATGTTTTTGTTCAGAACCTTTTCTATAACTGTAGCTTCTACAATGGTCGGCAACCTGGGAGATCGGTATCAACCTCAAATTTTTTGCCGCATAGCCTGGTAATCAAACAGACAATCCCTGCACTGGATATCGACCACCGCTGGTATGGCAATCTTTTTATTGGCAAAGGCGCAGGCATAGCAAAGCCAGCAGGAAGTGAAGCAGATTTTAACCTTTATGCAGATGGGGCCATTCCGCTAAGCTGGGCCGATCTGAATAGCTTAAAAGCCAAAAATAGTTTTTCCTTTCGCTTGGAACACAACCAGAAAGGGGTAGAATTATTTTGGAAAAAGGAAGCACTAAAGCCAATGAAAATTCCGGCGCTAACAGCTGAATTTTTAGGTTTTTTTGCGCTAAGCAAGCAGTATATAGAGTATCCTGATGGAAAAAAGATAACCATTGACAGGGATTTCCTCAATGCGGTGGGCGGAACTTTAGAAAGAACTCCCGGGCCTTTTTACCAAGGGCAGGACCTTAAACCAAGAATAAAATTATTTTAAAATATTAAGCATGTACAGTTTAAATGTTTATACCAGTTTAATCCGCTACGATAAATGGATGTTAACCTTAATCATATCCTTTTTCTATATGGTGAATGCTTACGGGCAGGTGCTAAAATTGGAAAAGCCGGTTGTCTACCACCCCAAGCCTTTTACCCATCCTGGCCTGTTGCATTCAGACACTGATCTCCAGCGGATGAAAGATATGGTTGCCTTGGGTAGAGAACCATGGAAGAGTGCATTTGAGAAATTCAGATCGCATCCATGGTCAAGCGCTTCCTGGGAACCTCATGCCGTCCAGCATGTAGAGCGTAGCTTGCTAATTGGTGCCGGCAAAAATATCGGGAACCTGGAGAAAGATGTTTGTGCCGCTTATCAAAATGCAGTGATGTGGTCTGTTACTGGCGATGAAGCCCATGCCAAAACTGCCATAAAAATTATCAATGCCTGGTCTGAAACCTTTAAGGTGTTTGATGGAACAGATGTGGAGTTAGGGGCTGGACTAAATGTTTTTAAGATGGCAAGTGCCGCAGAAATCATGCGTGCTACCTATCCAAAATGGAAACAGGAAGACATCGAAAAATGCAAAGTGATGTTCAGGGATGTGTTTTATCCTCCGATCCAATATTTTGCGCTTTGGGCCCACGGTAACTGGGATCTTGCCTGCATGAAAGGCATGATGGCTATTGCCGTTTTTAATGATGATCATGAAATGTTCGATCGCACGGTTGATTTTTACTACAAGGGTCCTGGAAATGGTAGCCTTTTGCATTATATCGTAAATGAAGAGGGCCAGGGGCAGGAGAGCGGAAGAGATCAGCCACACAGTATGCTCGGGATCGGCCACCTGGCAGAAATGTGCGAAATTGGATGGAACCAGGGAATGGACATGTACAGTTTTGCACAGAACAGGTTGCTCAAAGGCTTTGAGTATACGGCCCGTTATAATCTCGGAGAAGATGTGCCTTTTCAGCCTTATACCGACATCAGCGGTAGGTTCCCGGCCGATAAAATATCAACCAATGGAAGGGGTAACCTCCGTTCGATCTTTGAACAGGTATACAACCATTATGCTTTTCGCATAAAAGGTATACCCGCAGATCAGTACCGTTATACTAAACAGGCTGCAGATAAACTTAGACCGGAAGGTGCAGGATTCAATGCCGATAATGCAGGTTTTGGAACACTTTTCTTTTCCCTACCGCGGCCGTAATAATCTGGACAGCAATAAATAGAACCCTGATAAACGCACTAATCCGAAGTTGTATGGACAGAATAATCTTAATCTGCTTTGCTTTTTTATTGCTGTGCCAAAACATTTATGCTGCCGAATGGCAATGGTCTGTT from Flavobacterium sp. W4I14 includes these protein-coding regions:
- a CDS encoding RNA polymerase sigma factor (sigma-70 family) (product_source=TIGR02937; cath_funfam=1.10.10.10,1.10.1740.10; cog=COG1595; pfam=PF04542,PF08281; superfamily=88659,88946; tigrfam=TIGR02937) — translated: MMTEKLIALWEGTLAGNERDYAQLHAKLYPKLFVFTTRMLDDDDLVNDLLQDLFIKFWENREKIGTIRNVEAYFYRSARSIVLNHIRLTKHRENKLTLMPAPSLVFSAEEIMVSNESDSLMKQQMLTALNSLPAKQREILTMRFYDELSYPQIADILKIRYQSVINHVYRAVQTLRQVSDLSSVYAA
- a CDS encoding hypothetical protein (product_source=Hypo-rule applied; pfam=PF04616; superfamily=75005; transmembrane_helix_parts=Inside_1_12,TMhelix_13_35,Outside_36_347); amino-acid sequence: MKLHKMRMNHAGKCLFRFAIVLFALLYTATGMAQQRKSILPGELWPDDKGNHIQAHGGGITKVKDTYYWYGEERRQGLDSNYRYVSCYSSKNLMNWKFRGDVFKMTDPDSLGKKWVLERPKVYHNIKTGKYIMYMHVDGQVKGQKGNYSYARVGVAIGDSPTGPYKFVRTFRPLGQESRDIGQFIDDDGSAYLIFEDRPVKGFHIAKLSEDYLDVEKDVCIIKAPLEGGAVVKYNGLYYAIGSALTSWNPNPNKYATAKSLEGPWSEFEDIAPPQTNTYGSQSTFMLKVVGTKSTAVIFVADKWKPRTQWDSRYLWMPLEIGDGKLRLPEPKPWHINVKTGETVFIK
- a CDS encoding hypothetical protein (product_source=Hypo-rule applied; cleavage_site_network=SignalP-TM; pfam=PF05426; superfamily=48230; transmembrane_helix_parts=Inside_1_6,TMhelix_7_24,Outside_25_376); translated protein: MKKIQCLYLIVYFLFFLSSISSAQQKFIHPGILFSDSDLQRIYQAAQDKSSGGYASFELLRGNPLASSDYKMKGPFRVISRDGEFGNTKSLMEADFSSAYLNSLMWIATRDQKHAEKAIAILLSYADSLQRIPATNDAPLLVGLEGTKIINALEILKHNFKRADPGKLERIARMVTVIFLPVCEQFYASPAYTNGNWGPIVTKFYLSAAIYLDDQKMYDKAVRFYLHANDNGTIANYVDGETGQIQESGRDQGHSQLGIGAMATICEIAWKQGDDLYGALDNRLLKGFEYTASYNLGNQVPFKKWKDITGKYSDWEQISVMGRGRFIPIYQMVYNHYVRRKGLSMPFTQQVIAKMGAEGYDRDQPGFGGLLYLGSK
- a CDS encoding hypothetical protein (product_source=Hypo-rule applied) translates to MTVDFKEINGLEVSSFRAECDVVENHEVLSKAKFN
- a CDS encoding hypothetical protein (product_source=Hypo-rule applied; pfam=PF07602,PF13229; smart=SM00710; superfamily=51126), which codes for MNKIIIFLIFPLLMQFVGKAFEHVPASVPPKSIYVSVSGSDRAEGSVAKPLRTISYAVSRAMPGDRILVSAGVYRESVVFERGGSSERERITLQALNQAKVMIKGSDRKTGWVKGKDKLWKCMLDSSQTGMMLFFNDKKMVNVSTLQECSNALRWTKTLENGKTIIWANFGTSDPNAGLAEISVRNVGISATSGVDYLTIEGIAVSQIFNDYASIYAEQPGAIATKNGKYWNIIGCSISECHAIGISIGITGHVYADANPGRPEFNDYTDLASVGHHKIKGNHVFNCGQAGIFGLIGGTSSTIEDNLIENINQHGGYTGNESAGIRLAMAVDASIVHNLIRRVYGKNGYGVFLGPIFQGARLSRNIVSDSGAGLFYLFKNHGPVLFDNNILAMADTADKDMAGVKMEASEANVFVQNLFYNCSFYNGRQPGRSVSTSNFLPHSLVIKQTIPALDIDHRWYGNLFIGKGAGIAKPAGSEADFNLYADGAIPLSWADLNSLKAKNSFSFRLEHNQKGVELFWKKEALKPMKIPALTAEFLGFFALSKQYIEYPDGKKITIDRDFLNAVGGTLERTPGPFYQGQDLKPRIKLF
- a CDS encoding hypothetical protein (product_source=Hypo-rule applied; pfam=PF05426; superfamily=48230; transmembrane_helix_parts=Inside_1_15,TMhelix_16_35,Outside_36_400) → MYSLNVYTSLIRYDKWMLTLIISFFYMVNAYGQVLKLEKPVVYHPKPFTHPGLLHSDTDLQRMKDMVALGREPWKSAFEKFRSHPWSSASWEPHAVQHVERSLLIGAGKNIGNLEKDVCAAYQNAVMWSVTGDEAHAKTAIKIINAWSETFKVFDGTDVELGAGLNVFKMASAAEIMRATYPKWKQEDIEKCKVMFRDVFYPPIQYFALWAHGNWDLACMKGMMAIAVFNDDHEMFDRTVDFYYKGPGNGSLLHYIVNEEGQGQESGRDQPHSMLGIGHLAEMCEIGWNQGMDMYSFAQNRLLKGFEYTARYNLGEDVPFQPYTDISGRFPADKISTNGRGNLRSIFEQVYNHYAFRIKGIPADQYRYTKQAADKLRPEGAGFNADNAGFGTLFFSLPRP